A genome region from Brooklawnia propionicigenes includes the following:
- the serA gene encoding phosphoglycerate dehydrogenase, which produces MKALLLENIHPEATRILTEAGYEVENRRGALGETELIDALKGVSLLGIRSRTQITERVVAQATDLQAVGAFCIGTNQIDLDAAAREGIACFNAPYSNTRSVVELAMAEIVALARHLTDKNKQMHDGLWDKSAAGSHEVRGRTLGLVGYGNIGSQLSVLAEAFGMKVLFYDVVDKLALGNAQRVDSLDELLERAETISVHVDGREENAHLFGAEEFAKMRPRSLFLNLSRGFVFDPAALAAQIRSGHIAGAAVDVYPTEPRAAGEPFTSELQGLPNVILTPHVGGSTKEAQVDIGRFVAGKLLDYINTGSTVMSVNLPQVQVSPQQGSRVLHIHRNVPGVLAKLTQALSTHEANIAFQALNTNSEVGYVVTDVTSARPGLVSELEEIPGTIRVRLI; this is translated from the coding sequence GTGAAAGCCCTGCTGCTGGAAAACATCCATCCTGAAGCCACCCGCATTCTCACCGAAGCCGGATACGAGGTCGAGAACCGGCGAGGTGCCCTCGGTGAGACCGAACTGATCGACGCGCTCAAGGGCGTCAGCCTGTTGGGTATCCGATCGCGCACCCAGATCACCGAGAGGGTCGTTGCGCAGGCCACCGATCTGCAGGCGGTGGGCGCTTTCTGCATCGGCACCAACCAGATCGATCTGGATGCCGCCGCCCGCGAGGGTATTGCCTGCTTCAACGCTCCGTACAGCAACACCCGCAGCGTCGTCGAACTGGCGATGGCCGAGATCGTGGCGCTGGCCCGGCATCTGACCGACAAGAACAAGCAGATGCACGACGGCCTGTGGGACAAGTCCGCCGCCGGATCGCACGAGGTCCGCGGCCGCACCCTGGGCCTGGTCGGCTACGGCAATATCGGCTCGCAGCTGTCGGTGCTGGCCGAGGCTTTCGGCATGAAGGTGCTCTTCTACGATGTCGTCGACAAGCTGGCGCTGGGCAATGCGCAGCGAGTCGACAGCCTGGACGAGTTGCTCGAGCGGGCCGAGACGATCAGCGTGCATGTGGACGGTCGTGAGGAGAACGCCCACCTGTTCGGTGCTGAAGAGTTCGCCAAGATGCGTCCGCGTTCGCTGTTCTTGAATCTGTCGCGCGGTTTCGTCTTCGATCCGGCGGCGTTGGCCGCCCAGATCCGTTCCGGTCATATCGCCGGTGCGGCCGTGGACGTCTACCCGACCGAGCCCAGGGCTGCCGGGGAGCCGTTCACCAGCGAGCTGCAGGGCCTGCCGAACGTCATTCTCACCCCGCACGTGGGTGGTTCGACGAAGGAGGCGCAGGTGGACATCGGCCGCTTCGTGGCCGGCAAGCTGCTCGACTACATCAACACCGGCTCGACCGTGATGAGCGTGAACCTGCCGCAGGTGCAGGTGTCGCCGCAGCAGGGCAGCCGGGTGCTGCACATCCACCGCAATGTGCCCGGCGTGCTGGCCAAGCTCACTCAGGCGCTCAGCACCCACGAGGCCAATATCGCCTTCCAGGCTCTGAACACCAACTCCGAGGTGGGTTACGTGGTGACCGACGTGACGTCTGCGCGTCCTGGCCTGGTGTCCGAACTGGAGGAGATCCCCGGGACCATCCGCGTCCGGCTGATCTGA